A DNA window from Gillisia sp. Hel1_33_143 contains the following coding sequences:
- a CDS encoding VOC family protein, with protein sequence MKIEFLNIYTSKLEEQLKFFRDLFGLKIQNYTEESFEVLIGTSILKLSKKANATPYHIAFHIPDKLEEIALEWVKERVAIIKSYNNEIVDFSNWDAKSLYFYDKDENILEFISRRTLNSPKSAIFSEESILGIAEIGLATSNIRKSYEFLSKNFQLEKFDGNFEKFCAIGDPDGLIITINKDLKDWFPANDKAYASGFSLIFSHQNNTHHLQFKNDELHYI encoded by the coding sequence ATGAAGATAGAATTCCTAAATATTTATACTTCAAAACTGGAAGAGCAATTAAAATTCTTTCGGGATCTCTTCGGACTAAAAATTCAGAATTATACTGAAGAAAGTTTTGAGGTGCTGATAGGAACTTCAATTCTAAAACTTTCTAAAAAAGCTAATGCTACTCCATATCATATAGCTTTTCATATTCCAGATAAACTAGAGGAGATCGCCTTAGAATGGGTGAAAGAAAGAGTGGCTATTATTAAGAGTTACAATAATGAAATTGTAGATTTTAGTAACTGGGATGCTAAGTCACTTTACTTCTACGATAAAGACGAAAATATTTTAGAATTCATTTCAAGAAGAACGCTTAATTCGCCAAAATCTGCGATCTTTTCTGAAGAAAGTATTTTAGGGATTGCTGAAATTGGTCTGGCGACTTCTAACATTAGAAAAAGCTATGAATTTCTCAGTAAGAACTTTCAGCTTGAAAAGTTTGATGGAAATTTCGAAAAATTTTGTGCCATTGGAGATCCAGATGGTCTTATAATTACCATTAATAAAGATTTAAAAGACTGGTTTCCAGCTAACGATAAAGCTTATGCTTCAGGTTTTAGCTTAATATTCAGTCATCAAAATAATACACATCATTTACAATTCAAAAATGATGAATTGCACTACATATAA
- a CDS encoding TIGR00730 family Rossman fold protein, with the protein MENNLKSIAVFCASSDGEDVEIYKEAYAVGEFLATHNIEVIYGGSKLGLMGQVAKGALDNSGKVTGVIPDFLKTKEVAHTQLSQLITTKDMHERKLKMHDLSEGFIALPGGFGTLEELFEILTWGQLGLHKKPIGILNTNNYYDELLAMLHKMVAKKLLKEENMSLVLVSDNIADLLQKMKDFKPMPVPKWMNKNQT; encoded by the coding sequence ATGGAAAATAATTTAAAGAGCATCGCTGTTTTTTGTGCGAGTAGTGATGGGGAGGATGTAGAGATCTACAAAGAGGCTTATGCTGTTGGTGAATTTCTTGCTACGCATAATATAGAGGTTATTTATGGCGGAAGTAAACTTGGCCTAATGGGACAGGTTGCCAAAGGCGCTTTAGATAATAGTGGAAAAGTAACCGGTGTAATTCCAGACTTTTTAAAGACGAAAGAAGTGGCGCATACGCAATTATCTCAATTAATAACCACCAAAGATATGCACGAGCGAAAGCTTAAAATGCACGATCTTAGTGAAGGATTTATAGCGCTTCCCGGCGGATTTGGAACTTTGGAAGAATTGTTCGAAATTTTGACTTGGGGACAGTTAGGCTTGCATAAAAAACCGATAGGTATTTTGAATACTAATAATTATTATGATGAGCTTTTAGCAATGCTTCATAAAATGGTTGCCAAGAAATTGCTGAAAGAAGAAAACATGAGTTTGGTATTAGTTTCCGATAATATTGCAGATCTTTTGCAGAAGATGAAAGATTTTAAACCTATGCCGGTTCCAAAATGGATGAATAAAAATCAGACCTAA
- the prmC gene encoding peptide chain release factor N(5)-glutamine methyltransferase — translation MKVLQFKDQFINALKEEYPPQEINSFFNLLATSYLGLTRLEIALDPACVIEDEVLIKFKEAQQRLVCHEPIQYILGETEFFGLQFKVNENVLIPRPETEELVQWILDDLNEKEEEQFEILEIGTGTGCIPISLAHHLKNSKISAVDVSEKALAIATDNAKCNNVHISFSLKDILATDFLDEKLDVIVSNPPYVRELEKKEMHRNVLENEPHLALYVSDEDPLIFYRKIGMLAKSRLRKSGSLYFEINQYLAKETSTMLQELGFNTEVRKDIFGNDRMLKANLK, via the coding sequence TTGAAGGTTCTACAATTTAAAGATCAATTTATAAATGCCTTAAAAGAGGAATATCCCCCACAGGAGATCAATTCTTTTTTTAATTTATTAGCTACTTCATACTTAGGATTAACTCGATTAGAGATCGCTCTAGATCCAGCTTGTGTCATTGAAGATGAGGTTCTTATTAAATTTAAGGAGGCTCAACAAAGATTGGTTTGTCATGAGCCTATTCAATATATTCTTGGAGAGACAGAATTTTTTGGCCTTCAATTTAAAGTAAATGAAAATGTTCTAATTCCTAGACCTGAAACAGAAGAGTTGGTGCAATGGATTTTAGATGATCTAAATGAAAAGGAGGAAGAGCAATTTGAGATCTTAGAGATTGGCACCGGTACAGGTTGTATTCCAATTAGCCTTGCGCATCATTTAAAAAATTCTAAAATCTCTGCGGTAGACGTTTCAGAAAAAGCCTTAGCTATAGCTACAGATAATGCTAAGTGCAATAATGTTCATATATCTTTTAGTTTAAAAGACATTCTTGCCACAGATTTCTTGGATGAGAAGTTAGATGTTATTGTTTCCAATCCTCCATATGTAAGGGAATTGGAAAAAAAAGAAATGCATAGGAATGTTCTGGAGAATGAACCTCATTTGGCTTTGTATGTATCAGATGAAGATCCTCTGATATTTTACAGGAAAATTGGAATGTTGGCAAAATCTAGATTGAGAAAATCGGGAAGTTTATACTTTGAGATAAATCAATATTTAGCCAAAGAGACTTCCACGATGTTGCAGGAATTAGGTTTTAATACTGAAGTTAGAAAAGATATTTTTGGCAATGACCGAATGCTGAAAGCAAATTTAAAATAG
- a CDS encoding GNAT family N-acetyltransferase, translated as MSFKIREIQPEDNQQIAALIRKVLVEMGVPKVGTAYEDKSLDDMYSTYQHDKMQYFVVEENGTLIGGSGIAPLIGLEAEVSELQKMYFLPEARGRGIGAHMMETCLHFAKAQGFKQCYLETLPYMENARRLYGRSGFRSLEKPMGDTGHYNCTMWMIKDL; from the coding sequence ATGAGTTTTAAAATTAGAGAGATACAACCGGAAGATAACCAGCAAATTGCAGCCTTAATACGAAAGGTGTTGGTAGAAATGGGAGTTCCTAAAGTGGGAACTGCTTATGAAGATAAATCTTTGGATGATATGTACAGTACGTATCAACATGATAAGATGCAATATTTTGTAGTAGAAGAAAATGGAACTCTTATTGGAGGTTCTGGAATTGCGCCATTAATAGGCTTAGAGGCTGAAGTGAGTGAACTACAAAAAATGTATTTTCTGCCTGAGGCAAGAGGGCGAGGTATTGGAGCGCATATGATGGAAACTTGTTTGCATTTTGCAAAGGCTCAAGGTTTTAAGCAGTGTTACCTAGAAACTCTTCCATATATGGAAAATGCGAGAAGACTTTATGGTAGATCAGGGTTTAGATCATTAGAAAAGCCAATGGGAGATACAGGGCATTACAACTGTACCATGTGGATGATAAAAGATCTATAG
- the ribD gene encoding bifunctional diaminohydroxyphosphoribosylaminopyrimidine deaminase/5-amino-6-(5-phosphoribosylamino)uracil reductase RibD, producing the protein MKIHEKYINRCIELAQNGLGNTYPNPMVGSVIVHQGRIIGEGWHHKAGEPHAEVNAIASVKDKSLLKKSTIYVSLEPCSHYGKTPPCSDLIIAKEIKKVVIATVDPFAEVSGRGIQKLLSAGCEVIVGVREKEAQDLNKRFFTYHQKKRPYVILKWAQSEDGFLAPEKKDKREPIWITNQYSKQLVHKWRSEEQAILVGTNTAVMDDPKLNSRLWEGKNPTRVLIDQNLRTPKDSAILDGSIKTIVICGMHSKPELDFNLLYFEKIDFLKEIASQIMNTLYEHHIQSVIIEGGSKTLQTFIDANLWDEARVFTGENQFLKGTSSPFLLGTKVLEQHLENDYLKIYKND; encoded by the coding sequence GTGAAGATACACGAAAAATATATAAATAGATGCATAGAATTGGCCCAAAACGGCCTCGGAAACACCTATCCCAACCCAATGGTTGGCAGTGTAATTGTACACCAAGGGAGAATTATTGGTGAAGGTTGGCATCATAAAGCAGGCGAGCCGCATGCAGAGGTAAATGCAATTGCCTCAGTTAAAGACAAATCGCTTTTAAAGAAGAGTACTATTTATGTGAGTTTAGAACCTTGCAGCCACTACGGAAAAACTCCTCCCTGTAGTGATCTTATCATAGCTAAAGAAATTAAAAAAGTTGTTATTGCTACGGTAGATCCTTTTGCGGAAGTATCTGGTAGAGGAATTCAAAAACTGCTAAGCGCCGGATGCGAAGTAATTGTGGGCGTAAGAGAAAAAGAAGCACAAGATCTTAACAAAAGGTTCTTTACCTATCATCAAAAAAAGAGACCTTATGTGATCTTGAAATGGGCACAATCTGAAGATGGATTTCTTGCCCCGGAGAAGAAAGATAAAAGAGAACCAATTTGGATTACCAACCAATACTCCAAGCAACTGGTTCATAAATGGAGAAGTGAAGAACAAGCAATCTTGGTGGGAACTAATACTGCCGTAATGGACGATCCTAAACTAAATTCCAGATTATGGGAAGGAAAAAATCCCACCCGCGTGCTAATAGATCAAAATTTAAGAACCCCAAAAGATTCGGCAATTCTGGATGGTAGCATTAAAACCATTGTAATTTGTGGTATGCACTCTAAACCAGAACTAGATTTTAATTTATTATATTTTGAAAAAATAGATTTTCTAAAAGAGATTGCTTCTCAAATTATGAATACTCTGTATGAACATCACATTCAATCTGTAATTATTGAAGGCGGGAGCAAAACCCTTCAAACTTTTATAGACGCCAACCTTTGGGATGAAGCGCGAGTTTTTACAGGAGAAAATCAATTTTTAAAGGGGACTTCTTCTCCATTTTTATTAGGCACAAAAGTTCTGGAACAGCACTTAGAGAATGATTATTTAAAGATTTACAAAAATGATTAA
- a CDS encoding HAD family hydrolase yields MIKTIIFDFGDIFINLDKSATQRELNSLKIEKISEELQQTNLEYEQGHITSDEFLGAYTNRYPAIEKDQFRRSWNAILKDFPEYRLKFIQKLSKEKDYQLILLSNTNEIHIDWIKQEVPFFEDFKNCFDAFYLSHEIHYRKPNRNIYEFVLSKHQLKPEECLFVDDTSANTDAAKELGIHVWNLEPTREDIIDLFTSQKELF; encoded by the coding sequence ATGATTAAAACCATCATATTCGATTTTGGAGATATATTTATAAATCTTGATAAATCTGCTACTCAAAGAGAATTGAACTCTTTAAAAATAGAAAAGATCTCTGAAGAGTTGCAACAAACAAATCTTGAATATGAACAGGGACATATCACTTCAGATGAGTTTTTAGGCGCTTATACCAATAGATATCCTGCTATTGAAAAAGATCAATTTAGAAGATCTTGGAATGCTATTTTAAAAGATTTCCCGGAGTACAGATTAAAATTTATTCAGAAACTTTCCAAAGAAAAAGATTATCAACTCATCTTACTTAGCAACACCAATGAAATTCATATAGATTGGATAAAACAAGAGGTTCCGTTCTTTGAAGATTTTAAGAACTGTTTTGATGCCTTCTATCTTTCTCATGAGATTCACTATAGAAAACCGAACAGAAATATCTATGAATTCGTGCTTAGCAAGCATCAGTTAAAACCGGAAGAGTGTTTGTTTGTAGATGATACTTCTGCAAATACAGATGCCGCAAAAGAACTAGGCATCCATGTTTGGAATTTAGAACCTACACGAGAAGATATTATAGATCTATTCACCTCCCAAAAAGAGCTATTTTGA
- a CDS encoding EamA family transporter: protein MIYLLLSILSSSIIFVVFNLYKKYGVNTLQAIIVNYFIACAVGFFGFIKSTDITAIPHKDWFLGTLILGVLFIVVFYLAAITTQRSGLSVVSVATKMSVAIPVLFGILYFNESSGIMKSAGIILALVAVYLSSVKNRSGIAIKKENLIFPILVFLGSGIIDTSIKFLEASYVSKTEVALFSSTIFAIAGIIGVMVLIVQGFLGRLRVTKRNLLGGVALGIPNYFSIYFLVLALRSEGMESSTVFTINNVAIVLVSTLLGIVLFKEHLIPKNWIGIFLAILSIILVATS, encoded by the coding sequence TTGATATATCTTCTCCTTAGCATTTTATCATCCAGCATAATATTTGTGGTTTTTAATCTCTACAAAAAATATGGAGTTAATACGCTTCAGGCAATTATTGTAAATTATTTTATAGCCTGTGCTGTAGGCTTTTTTGGCTTTATAAAAAGCACAGACATTACTGCTATACCTCATAAAGATTGGTTTCTAGGCACATTAATATTAGGAGTTCTCTTTATTGTTGTTTTTTATCTAGCCGCAATAACTACACAGCGCAGCGGACTTTCTGTGGTTTCAGTTGCTACTAAGATGTCTGTAGCCATCCCTGTTCTATTCGGTATTTTATATTTTAATGAAAGTAGCGGCATAATGAAATCTGCCGGAATCATCCTTGCATTAGTAGCTGTTTATCTTAGTTCTGTTAAGAATAGAAGCGGAATTGCTATTAAAAAGGAGAATTTAATATTTCCGATCCTAGTGTTTTTGGGTAGCGGAATAATAGATACCAGTATAAAATTTTTAGAAGCCAGCTATGTTTCAAAGACAGAAGTTGCACTTTTTTCATCCACAATTTTTGCCATTGCAGGTATCATAGGGGTTATGGTTTTAATTGTTCAGGGCTTTTTAGGACGCCTAAGAGTTACAAAAAGGAACTTATTAGGCGGTGTTGCTTTAGGTATTCCGAATTACTTTTCTATTTACTTTCTGGTTTTAGCTTTAAGAAGTGAAGGAATGGAAAGTTCTACCGTATTTACCATTAATAATGTCGCCATTGTTTTGGTGTCTACCTTGCTTGGTATAGTTTTGTTCAAAGAACATTTAATTCCTAAAAACTGGATTGGTATATTCTTGGCTATTTTAAGTATAATTTTAGTAGCTACCAGTTAA
- a CDS encoding IMPACT family protein produces the protein MKDTYKSITKPSEEILFKDKNSKFFGYAFPIHSEDDAKIHLEELRKKHHQARHWCYAWQIGKEVQDHQFRANDDGEPSNSAGMPIYGQIQSFEVTNILIVVVRYFGGVKLGVGGLINAYKTAAQLALEASDILKRTIDERFVLQFDYPEMNIVMRVIKEHNLNIIEQDLGLDCKIYIAIRKKDAEAIFDKFKGIYKVEIKKVED, from the coding sequence TTGAAAGACACGTATAAAAGCATTACAAAACCATCTGAAGAGATCTTATTTAAAGACAAGAACTCTAAATTCTTTGGCTATGCTTTTCCTATTCATTCTGAAGATGATGCCAAGATACATTTAGAAGAATTACGAAAGAAACATCACCAGGCTAGACATTGGTGTTATGCCTGGCAGATAGGTAAGGAAGTTCAAGATCATCAATTTAGAGCTAATGATGATGGAGAGCCCTCAAACTCTGCAGGGATGCCAATTTATGGTCAAATTCAGTCTTTTGAGGTAACTAATATCCTCATCGTTGTAGTTCGATATTTTGGCGGAGTCAAATTAGGCGTTGGCGGTTTGATAAACGCTTATAAAACTGCAGCCCAATTGGCGTTGGAGGCTAGTGATATTTTAAAACGAACCATTGATGAACGTTTTGTGCTTCAATTTGATTATCCGGAAATGAATATCGTAATGCGAGTTATTAAAGAACACAACCTTAATATAATTGAACAAGATCTAGGTTTAGATTGCAAAATCTACATCGCAATTAGAAAAAAAGATGCAGAAGCCATATTTGATAAATTTAAAGGTATTTATAAAGTTGAAATAAAAAAAGTGGAAGACTAA
- a CDS encoding acyl-CoA thioesterase, which yields MKSHQTYVKVRYAETDQMGVVHHGNYAQYLEMARIDWLEELGVSYGSMEKDGIMLPVYVMSFKFLQPAHFEDTLRIETKLMELPRVKIGFEYTIYNQNEQLITTASTVLVFMDSITKRPVRCPQFLLEKLKD from the coding sequence ATGAAAAGTCATCAAACCTATGTTAAAGTTAGATATGCAGAAACAGACCAAATGGGTGTGGTGCATCATGGAAATTATGCACAGTATTTAGAGATGGCCCGTATAGACTGGCTTGAGGAGCTAGGGGTGTCTTATGGATCTATGGAAAAAGATGGTATTATGCTACCTGTTTATGTAATGAGTTTCAAATTTTTGCAACCTGCACACTTTGAAGATACTTTAAGAATAGAAACGAAATTAATGGAACTGCCTAGAGTAAAAATTGGCTTTGAATATACTATCTATAATCAGAATGAGCAGCTAATAACAACGGCTTCTACGGTTCTAGTTTTTATGGATTCCATTACTAAAAGGCCGGTGAGATGTCCGCAGTTTTTACTTGAAAAATTAAAAGATTAG
- the dnaA gene encoding chromosomal replication initiator protein DnaA: MSKTAQSVWNSCLAFIKDNITPQAYKTWFEPIQAVKLTDCALSIQVPSKFFYEWLEEHYVKLLKVSLTRELGEKAKLVYVIKMENTYGNKLPFTEKIPSTQRSNVASQEVDVPVRHKNPELRNPFIIPGIRNVKIESQLNPNYSFENFLEGESNRLARSAGLAVSNKPGGTSFNPLLIFGGVGLGKTHLAHAIGVDIKDKYPEKTVLYISAEKFTQQYIESVKKNNRNDFIHFYQIIDVLIVDDIQLLSGKAGTQDVFFHIFNHLHQNGKQVILTSDKAPVDMQDIEQRLLSRFKWGLSAELQNPDFETRVSIIKNKLYRDGVEMPEDIIEFLANNIKTNIRELEGAIISLIAHSSFNRKDITLDLAKKIVDNYVKNTKREVSIDYIQKIVSDYFQMDVETLQSKTRKRHIVQARQLAMFFAKKFTKASLASIGSQIGKRDHATVLHACKTVDNLATTDKQFKKFVEDLNKKLTL; encoded by the coding sequence ATGTCAAAAACTGCGCAATCAGTTTGGAATAGCTGTCTAGCTTTTATCAAAGATAATATTACACCCCAGGCTTATAAAACTTGGTTTGAACCGATACAAGCAGTAAAACTTACAGATTGTGCCTTGAGCATACAGGTTCCTTCTAAATTCTTTTATGAATGGTTGGAAGAGCACTATGTAAAGCTTTTAAAGGTTTCTCTAACAAGAGAATTAGGTGAAAAAGCCAAATTGGTCTATGTGATCAAAATGGAAAACACCTACGGCAACAAACTTCCATTCACAGAAAAAATTCCTAGTACTCAAAGAAGCAATGTTGCTTCTCAAGAAGTAGATGTTCCTGTAAGACATAAAAATCCGGAACTTAGAAATCCATTTATAATTCCTGGAATTCGGAATGTTAAGATAGAATCTCAATTAAACCCTAACTATAGTTTCGAGAATTTTTTGGAAGGAGAATCTAACAGACTAGCAAGATCTGCAGGATTAGCAGTTTCTAACAAACCTGGAGGAACATCATTTAACCCTTTACTTATTTTTGGAGGAGTTGGTTTAGGAAAAACGCACTTAGCTCATGCTATTGGTGTAGATATTAAAGATAAATATCCGGAGAAAACCGTATTATATATTTCTGCTGAAAAATTTACACAGCAATACATAGAATCTGTAAAGAAGAATAATAGAAATGATTTTATACATTTCTATCAGATCATAGACGTTCTTATTGTAGATGATATTCAATTATTATCTGGAAAAGCTGGAACGCAAGATGTATTCTTTCATATTTTTAACCACCTACATCAAAACGGAAAGCAGGTAATTCTTACTAGTGATAAAGCTCCGGTAGATATGCAGGATATCGAGCAAAGGTTGCTATCAAGATTTAAATGGGGACTTTCAGCTGAATTGCAAAACCCAGATTTTGAAACCCGAGTTTCTATTATTAAAAACAAACTCTACCGCGATGGTGTAGAAATGCCGGAAGATATCATAGAGTTTTTAGCTAATAATATTAAAACGAACATTCGAGAATTAGAAGGCGCTATCATCTCTTTAATTGCTCACTCTTCTTTTAATAGAAAAGATATCACATTAGATCTGGCTAAAAAGATTGTAGATAATTACGTTAAGAATACAAAACGTGAGGTTTCTATAGATTATATCCAGAAGATCGTTAGTGACTATTTTCAAATGGATGTAGAAACACTTCAATCTAAGACCAGAAAACGTCATATCGTTCAGGCTAGACAATTAGCAATGTTCTTTGCAAAGAAATTTACCAAAGCATCACTTGCCAGCATTGGAAGTCAAATAGGTAAAAGAGATCATGCAACGGTATTACACGCTTGTAAAACGGTAGATAATCTTGCAACCACCGATAAGCAATTCAAAAAATTTGTCGAAGACCTTAACAAGAAACTTACCCTATAA
- a CDS encoding low molecular weight protein-tyrosine-phosphatase codes for MKTNVLMVCLGNICRSPLAEGILKSKLSSDTVYVDSAGTGDYHVNDLPDSRSIAVAKKHGLDITDQRGRQFKAEDFKKFDLIYVMDNFNYNDVISLAASIEDQEKVKLILNEVFPGENVDVPDPYQGGQQGFENVYNMLDEACTIIAKKLNA; via the coding sequence ATGAAAACCAATGTTTTGATGGTGTGTCTCGGCAATATCTGCAGATCTCCATTGGCCGAAGGAATTCTGAAATCTAAACTTTCTAGTGATACTGTTTATGTAGATTCTGCCGGTACTGGAGATTATCATGTTAACGATCTTCCAGACTCAAGATCTATTGCTGTTGCTAAAAAGCATGGACTAGATATTACAGATCAACGCGGGAGACAATTTAAAGCTGAAGACTTTAAAAAATTTGATCTCATCTATGTAATGGATAATTTTAATTACAATGATGTGATTTCATTAGCAGCTTCTATTGAAGATCAAGAAAAAGTAAAGCTCATCTTAAATGAAGTCTTTCCCGGAGAGAACGTAGATGTTCCTGATCCTTACCAAGGTGGACAACAAGGCTTTGAGAATGTATATAATATGCTTGATGAAGCCTGTACGATCATCGCTAAAAAATTAAATGCTTAA
- a CDS encoding SAM-dependent methyltransferase, which yields MANTPFQFSGKLYLIPTTLGTSNPIEVLPLSIKKIIEKVDHYIVENEKTARRSIKDVVPSKKQPLLKLNLLNKFTDPASLSSFLDPCKEGLDVGLLSEAGCPGVADPGAEIVKLAHQMGIKVVPLVGPSSILLAMMGSGMNGQSFTFHGYLPIDKKERKNELKNLERISLERNQAQIFIETPYRNNKLLEDMTQQLHAATKLCIACDITLPTEYIITKTISDWTKTKVDLHKRPTIFVIQKEL from the coding sequence ATGGCGAACACTCCTTTTCAATTTTCTGGAAAACTATACCTGATCCCAACTACTTTGGGAACTTCAAACCCTATAGAAGTACTCCCGTTATCTATAAAAAAGATCATAGAAAAAGTGGATCATTATATAGTTGAAAATGAAAAAACCGCCAGAAGATCTATTAAAGATGTAGTTCCAAGCAAAAAGCAACCGCTTCTAAAATTAAATTTACTAAATAAATTTACAGACCCTGCCAGCCTAAGTTCTTTTCTAGATCCATGCAAAGAAGGTCTGGACGTTGGCTTGCTAAGTGAGGCAGGATGTCCTGGAGTTGCAGATCCAGGTGCGGAGATTGTAAAGCTCGCACATCAAATGGGAATAAAGGTGGTACCGCTTGTAGGCCCCTCCTCCATTTTACTTGCAATGATGGGAAGCGGAATGAACGGTCAAAGTTTTACATTCCACGGGTATTTACCTATAGATAAAAAAGAACGCAAGAACGAATTGAAGAATTTAGAGCGAATTTCTTTAGAAAGAAATCAGGCGCAAATCTTTATAGAAACTCCTTATAGAAATAATAAGTTGTTGGAAGATATGACACAGCAATTACATGCTGCAACAAAACTATGCATAGCTTGTGATATTACACTTCCCACAGAATATATTATCACTAAAACTATTTCAGACTGGACTAAAACAAAAGTAGACCTTCATAAAAGGCCTACTATTTTTGTGATACAGAAAGAGCTTTAA
- the mltG gene encoding endolytic transglycosylase MltG, whose product MYIKKILLIIALLGLVVLGFFSYTIYNNIFAPNTKFDSDSTVVYIPTGANYTVVKDSLSPLIKDMEAFDAVAQKKNYVGNIKAGKYLLKKNMNNNDLINVLRSQNQPVKVVFNNQERLEDLAGRISRQIEADSLSLLSAMKEEEFLSGNDFTLRNGLAMYIPNQYEFFWNTSAEEFRSRMQKEYNKFWTQEKLDKAKEIGLSPLDVSVIASIVQKETAKVDERPKVAGVYMNRINKGMKLEADPTVIYAIKDKTQNFNTVIKRVLYKDLTLDSPYNTYLYKDLPPGPIFMPDISSINAVLNYEKHDFIFFVANVENFGYHKFAKTLREHNINKQAYVNWVNKQGIKR is encoded by the coding sequence ATGTACATTAAAAAAATACTTTTAATTATCGCCCTTTTGGGCTTAGTTGTGCTGGGATTTTTCAGCTATACCATCTACAATAATATTTTTGCTCCAAATACGAAGTTTGATAGTGATTCTACAGTGGTCTATATTCCAACCGGCGCAAATTATACTGTAGTAAAAGACAGCCTTTCTCCTTTAATAAAAGATATGGAAGCATTTGATGCTGTTGCACAGAAAAAAAATTACGTGGGTAATATAAAAGCTGGGAAGTATTTGTTGAAGAAGAACATGAATAATAATGATCTTATTAATGTCCTTAGAAGCCAGAATCAACCTGTAAAAGTTGTTTTTAATAATCAGGAAAGGTTAGAAGATCTTGCAGGTAGAATATCCAGACAAATAGAAGCTGATAGTTTAAGCTTGTTGAGTGCAATGAAAGAAGAGGAATTTCTTAGCGGGAATGACTTTACATTGAGAAATGGCTTGGCAATGTATATTCCAAATCAATATGAATTTTTCTGGAATACTTCTGCGGAAGAATTTAGAAGCAGAATGCAAAAGGAGTATAATAAATTCTGGACGCAAGAGAAATTAGATAAAGCTAAAGAAATAGGCTTATCACCACTGGATGTTTCTGTTATAGCCTCGATAGTTCAAAAGGAAACAGCAAAGGTTGATGAAAGACCAAAAGTTGCCGGAGTTTATATGAATAGAATCAATAAAGGGATGAAATTAGAAGCAGATCCAACAGTTATTTATGCTATTAAAGACAAGACACAGAATTTTAATACAGTTATTAAACGTGTACTTTATAAAGATCTAACCTTAGATTCTCCTTATAATACTTATCTATATAAAGACCTACCTCCAGGGCCTATATTTATGCCAGACATTTCATCTATAAATGCGGTGCTTAATTATGAAAAGCACGATTTTATTTTCTTTGTAGCTAACGTAGAAAATTTTGGATATCATAAATTTGCAAAGACTTTGCGTGAGCATAATATCAATAAGCAGGCTTATGTTAATTGGGTGAATAAACAAGGAATTAAACGATAA
- a CDS encoding GNAT family N-acetyltransferase — protein sequence MLTLTGENVRLRALEPEDLDFILEVENTEKFWEISDTKVPYSRFLIKKYLQNSHRDIFDVRQLRLMICDLEGDPLGLVDIFDLEPKNRRASLGILIIKEEDRRKKYGAEVISLISQYCFVHLNLHQVYANVTVDNLPSIQLFEKCGFKKVGIKKDWSLINGKFKDEILYQFINNVH from the coding sequence ATGTTAACATTAACCGGAGAAAATGTTAGATTAAGAGCACTCGAGCCAGAAGACCTAGATTTTATTCTTGAAGTAGAGAATACCGAAAAATTTTGGGAGATAAGTGATACAAAAGTGCCATATTCCAGATTTCTTATTAAAAAATACCTTCAAAATTCCCACAGGGATATTTTTGATGTTAGGCAATTAAGGTTGATGATCTGTGATCTGGAAGGTGATCCTTTAGGCTTAGTAGATATTTTTGATCTGGAACCTAAGAATAGAAGAGCTTCTCTAGGGATATTGATCATTAAGGAAGAAGATAGAAGAAAAAAATATGGGGCAGAGGTAATTTCTCTAATAAGCCAATATTGTTTTGTTCATCTAAATTTGCATCAGGTTTATGCCAACGTTACCGTGGATAATTTGCCTAGTATTCAACTTTTTGAAAAATGTGGTTTCAAAAAAGTGGGAATCAAAAAAGACTGGAGCTTAATAAACGGAAAATTTAAAGACGAGATTTTATACCAATTCATCAATAATGTACATTAA